In the genome of Magnolia sinica isolate HGM2019 chromosome 2, MsV1, whole genome shotgun sequence, one region contains:
- the LOC131236714 gene encoding cytochrome c isoform X2 translates to MVLDLNTSFPASIGIRVRTPLILMANNEGPNLNGLLGRQSGTTAGYSYSAANKNRAVIWEESTLYDYLLNPKKYIPGTKMVFPGLKKPQDRADLIAYLKESTSS, encoded by the exons atggtgctcgacctcaacacgtccttccctgcgtcaattggtatcagagtgaggactCCCCTCATACTGATGGCAAATAACGAAG GGCCCAATCTGAATGGTCTTTTGGGACGACAGTCTGGGACAACTGCTGGTTACTCGTATTCTGCTGCGAACAAGAACAGGGCTGTGATCTGGGAAGAGTCAACTTTGTACGATTACTTGCTTAATCCCAAGAAG TACATTCCAGGGACGAAGATGGTTTTCCCAGGTCTGAAGAAGCCACAAGATCGGGCAGACCTCATTGCTTATCTCAAAGAGTCCACATCCAGCTGA
- the LOC131236714 gene encoding cytochrome c isoform X1, producing the protein MATFTEAPAGDPKAGEKIFKTKCAQCHTVEKGAGHKQGPNLNGLLGRQSGTTAGYSYSAANKNRAVIWEESTLYDYLLNPKKYIPGTKMVFPGLKKPQDRADLIAYLKESTSS; encoded by the exons ATGGCGACGTTTACAGAAGCTCCGGCAGGCGATCCAAAGGCAGGGGAGAAGATCTTCAAGACGAAGTGCGCTCAATGCCATACGGTAGAGAAGGGAGCTGGTCACAAGCAGG GGCCCAATCTGAATGGTCTTTTGGGACGACAGTCTGGGACAACTGCTGGTTACTCGTATTCTGCTGCGAACAAGAACAGGGCTGTGATCTGGGAAGAGTCAACTTTGTACGATTACTTGCTTAATCCCAAGAAG TACATTCCAGGGACGAAGATGGTTTTCCCAGGTCTGAAGAAGCCACAAGATCGGGCAGACCTCATTGCTTATCTCAAAGAGTCCACATCCAGCTGA